Proteins from a genomic interval of Quercus robur chromosome 9, dhQueRobu3.1, whole genome shotgun sequence:
- the LOC126700784 gene encoding protein HOTHEAD-like, whose protein sequence is MGMMTCPTSLSVNTRFGGQYSKTTPYGMRDLLRERLLTEVATEIRRSGTVTKNWALEFSGVLGTNPNILGSGTALNGGFYTHASTCYVKEAGWDKTLVNKSYEWVEKLVVFKPPKVDYQVAVRDGLLEARVLPYNGFMYDHLYGAKIGGTIFDKNGHRHTAADLLEYANPRKITAYLHATVYKILFGYNNGIARPQAYDVVFKDASGVFHKAYLMKNSKS, encoded by the exons ATGGGAATGATGACTTGCCCCACTTCCCTATCGGTCAACACTCGTTTCGGAGGACAATACTCCAAAACCACCCCTTATGGGATGCG AGATCTCCTCAGGGAAAGACTTCTCACGGAAGTAGCTACGGAAATTCGAAGGTCTGGAACGGTTACGAAGAActgggcgctggagttctctggagttctT ggcactaatcctaacattTTAGGCAGTGGAACCGCCTTGAATGGCGGATTCTACACCCACGCTAGCACTTGCTATGTAAAGGAAGCTGGTTGGGACAAGACATTGGTGAACAAATCATATGAATGGGTGGAAAAGTTGGTGGTGTTTAAGCCACCAAAGGTGGATTATCAAGTTGCTGTGAGAGACGGTTTGCTTGAGGCTAGGGTGTTGCCCTATAATGGGTTTATGTATGATCATTTGTATGGGGCAAAAATTGGAGGGACAATTTTTGATAAGAATGGTCACAGGCACACGGCGGCAGATTTGCTTGAGTATGCAAATCCAAGAAAGATTACTGCCTATTTGCATGCAACTGTGTACAAGATCTTGTTTGGATATAATAATG GAATAGCAAGACCTCAAGCTTATGATGTGGTTTTCAAAGATGCATCGGGAGTGTTTCACAAAGCATACCTAATGAAGAACTCGAAGTCGTAG
- the LOC126698646 gene encoding protein HOTHEAD-like isoform X2, whose protein sequence is MFHGFVHAEKAPNYTFVREATSAPAITYYDYIIIGGGTSGCPLAATLSQNARVLVLERGGSPYGNPNITNIENFSDTLSDTSPTSPTQQFTSEDGVHNARARVLGGGTALNAGFYSHASTCYVKEAGWDEILVNKSYEWVEKLVVFKPPKVEYQVAVRDGLLEAGVLPYNGFTYDHLNGTKIGGTIFDKKGHRHTAADLLEYADPRKITVYLHATVYKIFFRYNNGTARPQAYGVVFKDASGVFHKAYLMKNSNSMNEIILSAGAIGSPQLLMLSGIGPRDHLQAHGIMVVLDQPLVGQGMADNPMNILTIPSPIPVEVSLAQTVGITRFGNYIEAISGLSLSFLLSSSAQRLSRDPGLFVNKTDQPFTVPTKAMAEAAEIINAIAKASFKGGVIVEKVIGPLSTGYLELRNTNPNDNPAVTFNYFKEPEDLMRCVLGMRTIIEVVNTYPFSKFRYSNMTVQALIDMMVSLQLNKRPRHPSARFSLEQFCIDTVITIWHFHGGCQVGKVVDRDYKVLGVDALRVIDGSTFLRSPGTNPQATVMMLGRYMGEKILHERCSHGRK, encoded by the exons ATGTTTCATGGCTTTGTTCACGCAGAAAAAG CTCCAAACTACACATTTGTCAGAGAAGCAACTTCAGCCCCAGCAATCACATATTACGACTACATAATCATTGGCGGAGGGACCTCTGGGTGTCCACTAGCAGCAACACTTTCACAAAATGCAAGGGTCTTAGTCCTCGAAAGAGGAGGATCTCCTTACGGCAATCCAAATATAACCAACATAGAAAATTTCTCAGACACTCTTTCGGATACGTCTCCTACATCTCCTACTCAACAATTCACTTCCGAAGATGGTGTGCACAATGCTCGAGCACGCGTTTTAGGCGGTGGAACCGCCTTGAATGCTGGATTCTACTCGCATGCTAGCACTTGCTATGTAAAGGAAGCTGGTTGGGACGAGATATTAGTGAACAAATCTTATGAATGGGTGGAAAAGTTGGTGGTGTTTAAGCCACCAAAGGTAGAGTATCAAGTTGCTGTGAGAGATGGTTTGCTTGAGGCTGGGGTGTTGCCCTATAATGGGTTTACGTATGATCATTTGAATGGGACAAAAATTGGAGGAACGATTTTTGATAAGAAGGGTCATAGACACACTGCGGCAGATTTGCTTGAGTATGCTGATCCAAGAAAGATTACTGTTTATTTGCATGCAACTGTGTACAAGATCTTTTTTAGGTATAATAATG GAACAGCAAGACCACAAGCTTATGGTGTGGTTTTCAAGGATGCATCGGGAGTGTTTCACAAAGCATACTTAATGAAGAACTCGAATTCGATGAATGAGATAATATTATCAGCCGGTGCAATTGGAAGCCCACAACTATTGATGTTGAGTGGTATTGGGCCCCGTGACCATCTTCAGGCCCATGGGATCATGGTAGTATTGGACCAACCCTTGGTGGGTCAAGGAATGGCTGATAATCCAATGAATATTCTCACGATTCCCTCTCCAATTCCAGTTGAAGTGTCTCTGGCCCAAACTGTGGGCATCACTAGGTTTGGTAACTATATTGAAGCAATCAGTGGACTGAGTCTGAGttttttactttcttcttcGGCTCAAAGACTTTCTAGAGACCCAGGGCTGTTCGTAAATAAG ACTGACCAGCCCTTCACAGTGCCCACAAAAGCAATGGCTGAAGCTGCTGAAATCATAAATGCCATTGCCAAGGCGAGTTTTAAAGGTGGTGTGATAGTTGAAAAAGTCATAGGTCCCCTCTCCACTGGCTATCTCGAGCTTCGGAACACAAATCCGAATGACAATCCAGCAGTTACCTTTAACTATTTCAAAGAACCAGAGGACCTAATGAGGTGTGTTCTAGGCATGAGGACCATTATAGAAGTTGTAAATACATATCCATTTTCAAAGTTCCGGTATAGCAACATGACAGTGCAGGCACTGATAGATATGATGGTGAGTTTACAATTGAACAAGAGGCCGCGACATCCTAGTGCTAGGTTTTCCTTGGAACAGTTTTGTATAGACACGGTCATAACCATTTGGCATTTCCATGGAGGTTGCCAAGTTGGTAAGGTTGTTGATCGTGATTATAAGGTTCTTGGTGTGGATGCGTTAAGGGTCATTGATGGCTCAACATTTTTACGCTCACCTGGGACTAATCCTCAAGCTACTGTTATGATGCTTGGAAG GTATATGGGAGAGAAGATTTTGCATGAAAGATGTTCACATGGGAGGAAGTAG
- the LOC126698646 gene encoding protein HOTHEAD-like isoform X1 produces MGSRCYSFIGAILVGILMFHGFVHAEKAPNYTFVREATSAPAITYYDYIIIGGGTSGCPLAATLSQNARVLVLERGGSPYGNPNITNIENFSDTLSDTSPTSPTQQFTSEDGVHNARARVLGGGTALNAGFYSHASTCYVKEAGWDEILVNKSYEWVEKLVVFKPPKVEYQVAVRDGLLEAGVLPYNGFTYDHLNGTKIGGTIFDKKGHRHTAADLLEYADPRKITVYLHATVYKIFFRYNNGTARPQAYGVVFKDASGVFHKAYLMKNSNSMNEIILSAGAIGSPQLLMLSGIGPRDHLQAHGIMVVLDQPLVGQGMADNPMNILTIPSPIPVEVSLAQTVGITRFGNYIEAISGLSLSFLLSSSAQRLSRDPGLFVNKTDQPFTVPTKAMAEAAEIINAIAKASFKGGVIVEKVIGPLSTGYLELRNTNPNDNPAVTFNYFKEPEDLMRCVLGMRTIIEVVNTYPFSKFRYSNMTVQALIDMMVSLQLNKRPRHPSARFSLEQFCIDTVITIWHFHGGCQVGKVVDRDYKVLGVDALRVIDGSTFLRSPGTNPQATVMMLGRYMGEKILHERCSHGRK; encoded by the exons ATGGGCTCGCGATGTTATAGCTTTATAGGGGCTATTCTTGTTGGAATTCTCATGTTTCATGGCTTTGTTCACGCAGAAAAAG CTCCAAACTACACATTTGTCAGAGAAGCAACTTCAGCCCCAGCAATCACATATTACGACTACATAATCATTGGCGGAGGGACCTCTGGGTGTCCACTAGCAGCAACACTTTCACAAAATGCAAGGGTCTTAGTCCTCGAAAGAGGAGGATCTCCTTACGGCAATCCAAATATAACCAACATAGAAAATTTCTCAGACACTCTTTCGGATACGTCTCCTACATCTCCTACTCAACAATTCACTTCCGAAGATGGTGTGCACAATGCTCGAGCACGCGTTTTAGGCGGTGGAACCGCCTTGAATGCTGGATTCTACTCGCATGCTAGCACTTGCTATGTAAAGGAAGCTGGTTGGGACGAGATATTAGTGAACAAATCTTATGAATGGGTGGAAAAGTTGGTGGTGTTTAAGCCACCAAAGGTAGAGTATCAAGTTGCTGTGAGAGATGGTTTGCTTGAGGCTGGGGTGTTGCCCTATAATGGGTTTACGTATGATCATTTGAATGGGACAAAAATTGGAGGAACGATTTTTGATAAGAAGGGTCATAGACACACTGCGGCAGATTTGCTTGAGTATGCTGATCCAAGAAAGATTACTGTTTATTTGCATGCAACTGTGTACAAGATCTTTTTTAGGTATAATAATG GAACAGCAAGACCACAAGCTTATGGTGTGGTTTTCAAGGATGCATCGGGAGTGTTTCACAAAGCATACTTAATGAAGAACTCGAATTCGATGAATGAGATAATATTATCAGCCGGTGCAATTGGAAGCCCACAACTATTGATGTTGAGTGGTATTGGGCCCCGTGACCATCTTCAGGCCCATGGGATCATGGTAGTATTGGACCAACCCTTGGTGGGTCAAGGAATGGCTGATAATCCAATGAATATTCTCACGATTCCCTCTCCAATTCCAGTTGAAGTGTCTCTGGCCCAAACTGTGGGCATCACTAGGTTTGGTAACTATATTGAAGCAATCAGTGGACTGAGTCTGAGttttttactttcttcttcGGCTCAAAGACTTTCTAGAGACCCAGGGCTGTTCGTAAATAAG ACTGACCAGCCCTTCACAGTGCCCACAAAAGCAATGGCTGAAGCTGCTGAAATCATAAATGCCATTGCCAAGGCGAGTTTTAAAGGTGGTGTGATAGTTGAAAAAGTCATAGGTCCCCTCTCCACTGGCTATCTCGAGCTTCGGAACACAAATCCGAATGACAATCCAGCAGTTACCTTTAACTATTTCAAAGAACCAGAGGACCTAATGAGGTGTGTTCTAGGCATGAGGACCATTATAGAAGTTGTAAATACATATCCATTTTCAAAGTTCCGGTATAGCAACATGACAGTGCAGGCACTGATAGATATGATGGTGAGTTTACAATTGAACAAGAGGCCGCGACATCCTAGTGCTAGGTTTTCCTTGGAACAGTTTTGTATAGACACGGTCATAACCATTTGGCATTTCCATGGAGGTTGCCAAGTTGGTAAGGTTGTTGATCGTGATTATAAGGTTCTTGGTGTGGATGCGTTAAGGGTCATTGATGGCTCAACATTTTTACGCTCACCTGGGACTAATCCTCAAGCTACTGTTATGATGCTTGGAAG GTATATGGGAGAGAAGATTTTGCATGAAAGATGTTCACATGGGAGGAAGTAG